In Natranaerobius trueperi, a single genomic region encodes these proteins:
- a CDS encoding IS1595 family transposase: MDDNRFYKLVKFIDKLDTNYKEQLYTILQEQVAPNNLDQQEVINELRETRFNKGLICPYCNGEENVRYGKYKGRQRYKCKYCEKTFNDFVQTPFYRTKHLEKWLLFIECMLEGRPLRATANIVGLTLVTVFYWRHKILNALKQDEIDGFEGIVEIDETYFLYSEKGKKQSSREPRKRGGKSKYRGISKDQVCVVVARDRTKNTIAKASCMGRIEKPKLDRVIGDYISQENIICTDKWRAYRTYCKEKGIKLYQLKPGDTGRVIKGIYHIQNVNSFHSRLKKFINKFKGISSKYLDNYLSWYNFLDSIGHENTINNIKEFLVKICLYQIDDTYDSIRTSKFSTI; the protein is encoded by the coding sequence ATGGATGATAACAGATTTTATAAACTAGTTAAATTTATCGACAAGCTGGACACCAATTACAAAGAACAGCTTTATACAATTCTACAAGAACAAGTCGCTCCCAATAACCTAGACCAGCAGGAAGTTATTAACGAGCTTCGAGAAACTAGATTTAATAAAGGTTTGATCTGCCCGTATTGCAACGGTGAAGAAAATGTCCGTTACGGTAAATACAAAGGCCGTCAGCGATATAAGTGTAAATATTGTGAAAAAACTTTTAATGACTTTGTTCAAACCCCTTTTTATAGAACAAAACACCTTGAAAAGTGGTTACTGTTTATTGAGTGTATGCTTGAAGGCAGACCATTAAGAGCTACTGCCAATATTGTTGGATTAACTTTAGTTACAGTGTTTTATTGGCGACATAAAATATTAAATGCTCTAAAGCAAGATGAGATTGATGGTTTTGAAGGTATAGTTGAAATTGACGAAACCTATTTTCTATACTCTGAAAAGGGTAAAAAACAGTCTAGTAGAGAACCTCGTAAAAGAGGCGGTAAATCAAAATACAGAGGCATTAGTAAAGACCAAGTTTGTGTAGTCGTAGCTAGAGATCGAACCAAAAACACTATAGCTAAAGCTAGTTGTATGGGACGAATAGAAAAACCAAAACTTGATAGAGTAATTGGCGATTACATTTCACAAGAAAATATAATTTGCACTGACAAATGGCGTGCATATAGGACATACTGTAAAGAAAAAGGCATTAAACTCTATCAACTCAAACCTGGTGATACTGGGCGTGTCATTAAAGGAATATACCATATACAAAATGTTAATAGCTTCCACTCTCGGTTAAAGAAGTTCATTAATAAGTTTAAAGGGATTTCTTCAAAGTATCTTGATAACTATTTATCATGGTACAATTTCCTTGATTCAATCGGTCATGAGAATACAATAAACAATATAAAAGAATTCTTAGTTAAAATATGTCTGTATCAAATTGATGACACGTATGATTCTATCAGAACTTCGAAATTCAGTACGATTTAG
- a CDS encoding glycine betaine ABC transporter substrate-binding protein produces the protein MNKLKKNIVLTSFLMIMLFVAAGCKSEEVKGYEDELSFQEEVRLPIVEWPGVTQKTYVISEVLDNLGYDTTIDNYSLPVILEGMQAEDLDAFTGTWFQTWGTPLHESLENGEVIHISTQLDETNYGPAVPKYVFEAGITSLDNLYENSDKFNYTYYGLEAGNDGNQLMIDAFDQNIYNLGGWDIIETNTAAMLTEMQQKIEQGEWVVFSGWEPHWMNVVLEMEYLDDPKGIWGEDEEVGTIVRRGLKDDDSNLYKFFSQFDINNEIQNEWIYEYSKNERDPEIVAKEWVESNLDLVKLWVDGMYDINGENAQEVIKKAYK, from the coding sequence TTGAATAAACTAAAAAAGAATATTGTATTAACAAGCTTTTTGATGATTATGTTATTTGTAGCAGCTGGGTGCAAAAGTGAGGAAGTTAAAGGATATGAAGATGAGCTTTCTTTTCAAGAAGAAGTAAGACTTCCAATAGTTGAATGGCCAGGAGTTACACAAAAAACATATGTAATAAGTGAAGTTTTAGACAACTTAGGCTATGATACAACTATAGATAATTACTCTCTCCCAGTTATTTTGGAAGGCATGCAAGCAGAAGATCTTGATGCTTTTACAGGTACATGGTTTCAGACATGGGGAACCCCATTACATGAGTCTCTTGAAAATGGTGAAGTTATTCATATAAGCACTCAATTAGATGAAACAAATTATGGTCCTGCGGTTCCTAAATATGTCTTTGAAGCAGGTATCACTTCTCTAGATAATCTTTATGAAAATAGTGATAAGTTCAATTATACCTATTATGGACTTGAAGCAGGAAATGATGGGAATCAATTAATGATAGATGCCTTTGATCAAAATATTTATAACTTAGGTGGTTGGGATATTATAGAAACGAATACTGCAGCTATGTTGACTGAAATGCAACAAAAAATAGAACAAGGTGAATGGGTAGTGTTTAGTGGTTGGGAGCCGCATTGGATGAATGTAGTTCTAGAAATGGAGTATTTAGATGATCCTAAGGGGATTTGGGGTGAAGATGAAGAAGTTGGAACTATAGTAAGAAGAGGTTTGAAAGATGATGATTCTAACTTATATAAATTCTTTAGTCAATTTGATATAAATAACGAAATTCAAAATGAATGGATTTATGAATATAGTAAGAATGAACGCGATCCTGAGATAGTTGCAAAAGAGTGGGTAGAAAGTAATCTAGATTTAGTAAAATTGTGGGTAGATGGAATGTATGATATAAATGGAGAAAACGCTCAAGAAGTGATAAAAAAGGCTTATAAATAA
- a CDS encoding HAD family hydrolase — translation MCRGIIFDLDGTLYDFFTPSKIALEETWKRAYNDSLVDTYNNEWLFEKQNGEYLWKLIFWDKLYTIKDQKGYQDISKNFLTHVIKEAWPLFSANNCQVLADTWWYSFFDNIKLEPWVIPLLERLLEREISTGLLSNSPRGIGEIKLQVLGLDKYFNSSNIIWAHDVKAPKPSKTPFYILAKNLGIHVNKTLVIGDNYNTDILGAKNADMYYHLYEQGKEDQMIKKIEKHIDKRFT, via the coding sequence ATGTGTAGAGGGATTATTTTTGATTTAGATGGAACTTTATATGATTTTTTTACACCTTCAAAAATAGCTCTTGAAGAAACCTGGAAAAGAGCTTATAATGATTCTCTTGTTGATACTTATAACAATGAATGGCTTTTTGAAAAACAAAATGGGGAATATTTATGGAAGTTAATATTCTGGGATAAACTTTATACTATCAAAGACCAAAAGGGTTATCAGGATATTTCAAAGAATTTTTTAACACATGTTATTAAAGAAGCTTGGCCTTTATTTAGTGCTAATAACTGTCAAGTCTTAGCTGATACATGGTGGTATAGTTTTTTTGATAATATTAAACTAGAACCATGGGTTATTCCATTGTTAGAAAGATTGTTAGAAAGAGAAATTTCTACAGGATTACTTTCAAACAGTCCGCGAGGGATTGGTGAAATCAAACTACAGGTATTAGGACTAGATAAGTATTTTAATTCATCTAATATCATCTGGGCACATGATGTAAAAGCACCCAAACCAAGTAAAACGCCTTTTTATATATTAGCTAAAAATCTTGGTATTCATGTTAACAAGACTTTAGTTATTGGTGATAATTATAATACGGATATTTTGGGAGCAAAAAATGCCGATATGTATTATCATCTTTATGAACAAGGAAAAGAAGACCAAATGATTAAAAAAATAGAAAAGCATATAGATAAAAGGTTTACATAA
- a CDS encoding cobyric acid synthase: MTKKLAPCLMIQGTSSHVGKSIIVTALCRIFYRMGYQVAPFKSQNMSNNAYVTIDGREIGRAQGVQAEACGVFGNEKMNPILLKPSSDGVSQIVLNGKAIAEVDAKEYRKSWVKKLWPHVKSSLKTLREENDLVIIEGAGSPSEVNLRKGDIANMTVAKECDAKVFLVGDIERGGMLASIVGTFEIIPKDESDLISGIIVNKFRGDKSLLDPGLTFLEEKTGKPVLGVLPYFNDRLVEEEDSVGVNEKRNFSTNSENKIKVGVVKLPRISNSTDFEPLEEHPDIELTYMDLQESINTNIDCVILPGTKATRDDLRLLMNSNLYKSSQNNLSNITIVGICGGFQMLGNKINDLLGVEGEPGESLGLNLLPVETNYNSEKQTERVELKVKSDHLNKNIFSEISGSTLTGYEIHMGEIYVRDRNLIWLMNSKGDPKGVCSENGKVIGTFLHGIFDNHNFVEWFIKWVKKNNQYENLRASTVNYKLEKEKKYNQLADYVESSLDITKICQELGLKNMK; encoded by the coding sequence ATGACTAAAAAACTTGCTCCATGTTTAATGATCCAAGGAACTTCTTCTCATGTAGGTAAAAGTATAATTGTTACTGCGCTTTGTAGAATTTTTTATAGAATGGGGTACCAAGTAGCACCATTTAAATCGCAAAATATGTCTAATAATGCGTATGTAACTATCGATGGACGTGAGATAGGAAGAGCCCAAGGGGTACAGGCAGAAGCTTGTGGTGTATTTGGTAATGAAAAAATGAATCCCATTTTATTAAAACCATCTAGTGATGGAGTATCACAAATAGTTCTAAACGGAAAAGCAATAGCTGAAGTTGATGCAAAAGAATATCGAAAAAGTTGGGTTAAAAAATTATGGCCACATGTTAAATCGTCATTAAAAACATTAAGAGAAGAAAACGATCTAGTTATTATCGAGGGAGCGGGGAGTCCTAGTGAAGTAAACTTAAGGAAAGGCGACATAGCTAATATGACTGTGGCAAAAGAATGTGATGCTAAAGTTTTTTTGGTAGGTGATATTGAAAGGGGTGGAATGTTAGCTTCAATTGTAGGTACTTTTGAAATAATACCTAAAGATGAAAGTGATTTGATTTCAGGAATAATTGTCAATAAATTTAGAGGGGATAAAAGTTTATTAGATCCAGGACTCACTTTTTTGGAAGAGAAAACAGGAAAACCTGTTTTAGGAGTTTTACCGTATTTTAACGACCGACTTGTTGAAGAAGAGGATTCGGTTGGTGTAAATGAAAAACGAAATTTTTCGACCAATAGTGAAAATAAAATCAAAGTTGGTGTAGTTAAATTACCAAGAATATCAAATTCAACAGATTTTGAGCCTCTTGAAGAACATCCTGATATCGAACTTACATATATGGATTTACAAGAGTCGATAAATACTAATATTGATTGTGTGATACTACCTGGAACTAAAGCTACTAGAGATGATCTGCGTTTACTAATGAATTCTAACCTATATAAATCATCACAAAATAACTTATCTAATATAACCATTGTTGGAATCTGTGGTGGTTTTCAAATGTTAGGAAATAAAATAAACGATTTATTAGGTGTAGAGGGTGAACCTGGGGAATCGCTAGGTTTAAATCTATTACCAGTAGAGACTAATTATAATTCAGAAAAACAGACCGAAAGAGTTGAACTAAAGGTTAAAAGCGATCATTTAAATAAAAATATCTTTAGTGAAATTTCTGGTTCTACTTTAACAGGTTATGAGATACATATGGGAGAAATATATGTAAGAGACAGAAACTTGATCTGGTTAATGAATAGTAAAGGTGACCCTAAAGGGGTTTGTTCAGAGAATGGGAAAGTTATAGGGACATTTTTACATGGTATATTTGATAATCATAACTTTGTAGAATGGTTTATTAAATGGGTAAAGAAAAATAATCAATATGAAAACTTACGAGCAAGTACAGTTAACTATAAATTAGAGAAAGAAAAAAAATATAATCAGTTAGCTGATTATGTAGAGTCTTCATTGGATATAACTAAAATATGTCAGGAATTAGGTTTAAAAAACATGAAATGA
- a CDS encoding pyridoxal phosphate-dependent aminotransferase: MIDFSANINPLGHPPILKDKLALELDNLIHYPDAHGNLLKDELSKAHNVSSSQLIIGNGVSEIIDLVVMSKALEKNAFSALTITPTFSEYSRAVKAYGGSSYHLEYININDNYLKIIEYIKKDEPDLVFLCSPNNPTGELINAEKLNCMIEACNQIKTTVIVDHSFLPFVKKEWKKIDKDLEQLNAVFLYSLTKIYATPGLRTGYALSSTSITKQIEKLRNQWSINYLAQVAIKECLKLGGFEDKTRKLVSCEREKLLTGLIKLGFKPFNSTANFILVDSSTKGLSGTYLFNELAKKGIFIRPCTNFDGLGEYFFRIAVRLPRENEQLLEELKCICS, encoded by the coding sequence GTGATTGACTTTAGTGCAAATATCAATCCGTTAGGACACCCCCCCATACTTAAGGATAAATTAGCATTAGAATTAGATAATTTGATACATTATCCGGATGCCCATGGAAACTTACTAAAAGATGAATTAAGTAAAGCTCATAATGTTTCTTCTTCGCAGTTGATTATCGGAAATGGAGTTAGTGAGATAATTGATTTAGTTGTTATGTCTAAAGCATTAGAAAAGAATGCTTTTAGTGCACTGACTATAACTCCAACATTTAGTGAATATAGTCGAGCTGTTAAAGCTTATGGAGGTAGTTCCTATCATTTAGAATATATTAATATAAATGATAATTACCTTAAGATAATTGAATATATCAAAAAAGATGAACCTGATTTAGTTTTCTTATGTTCTCCAAACAACCCCACAGGTGAACTTATTAATGCAGAAAAATTAAATTGTATGATTGAAGCGTGTAACCAGATAAAAACAACTGTGATTGTAGACCATTCTTTTTTACCCTTTGTAAAAAAAGAATGGAAAAAGATTGATAAAGATTTAGAACAGCTAAATGCTGTATTTTTATATTCTTTAACTAAAATATATGCTACTCCTGGGCTTAGAACTGGATATGCTTTAAGTTCAACCTCTATTACAAAACAAATAGAAAAGTTAAGAAATCAGTGGTCTATAAACTATTTAGCTCAAGTAGCAATAAAGGAATGTTTGAAACTTGGTGGTTTTGAGGATAAAACAAGAAAACTAGTATCATGTGAAAGAGAAAAATTATTAACTGGACTTATAAAATTAGGATTTAAACCATTTAATAGTACAGCTAACTTTATTTTAGTAGACTCTTCAACTAAAGGTTTATCAGGTACTTATCTATTTAATGAATTAGCTAAAAAAGGTATTTTTATTAGGCCATGTACGAACTTCGATGGTCTAGGTGAGTATTTTTTTAGAATAGCAGTTAGGTTACCAAGGGAAAATGAACAATTACTAGAAGAACTTAAATGTATATGCAGTTAG
- the cobS gene encoding adenosylcobinamide-GDP ribazoletransferase, giving the protein MRLLLALGFLTRIPIPLTSSREERSLSSLLPFFPIVGIIIGLIYHFCTLILDLILPGKIVAFIIVILTVYITGGLHLDGLSDTFDGYFSGKSGDKMIAIMRDSTIGVYGAFSIWFILFGKWIFLYTIVISENLEVLALFPFVGRLILYQVVKSYPYPSGVKGLGEKMKEESSENSFMIVLITLIIMLISTYFYLDMILVIILSLLITGVLVNLFVRKISYKLNGVTGDVYGASCELSELLFMFFLIVGWGM; this is encoded by the coding sequence TTGAGATTGTTACTGGCTTTAGGTTTTCTAACAAGGATCCCGATACCTCTAACTAGTTCACGTGAAGAAAGATCATTGTCTTCTTTACTACCTTTTTTTCCTATTGTTGGTATTATAATAGGTTTAATTTATCACTTTTGTACTCTAATTTTAGATTTGATATTACCTGGAAAGATTGTTGCTTTTATAATTGTGATCTTAACAGTATATATAACAGGAGGACTTCATCTTGATGGTTTATCTGATACTTTTGATGGATACTTTAGTGGTAAATCTGGTGACAAGATGATAGCTATTATGAGAGATAGTACAATTGGAGTATATGGAGCTTTTTCTATTTGGTTTATATTGTTTGGAAAGTGGATATTTCTATATACTATTGTTATTAGTGAAAATTTAGAGGTTTTAGCATTGTTTCCTTTTGTTGGAAGACTTATTTTATATCAAGTAGTGAAGTCTTATCCTTATCCTTCAGGGGTTAAAGGTTTAGGAGAAAAAATGAAAGAAGAGTCTAGTGAAAATTCATTTATGATAGTTCTTATAACTCTCATTATAATGTTAATTAGTACTTATTTTTATTTAGATATGATTTTAGTGATTATATTATCGTTACTAATAACTGGGGTACTTGTAAATTTATTTGTAAGGAAAATTTCCTATAAACTAAATGGAGTAACAGGTGATGTATATGGAGCTAGCTGTGAATTAAGTGAACTGTTATTTATGTTTTTTCTAATTGTGGGGTGGGGAATGTGA